A single Deinococcus roseus DNA region contains:
- a CDS encoding type IV toxin-antitoxin system AbiEi family antitoxin domain-containing protein → MSDHDLQLLQLFQQKGGYLTPQDLTEGTYFNQLKRWVQQGKVQRVQRGVYRLTDSPLLDHEELLELQLRFPHIRFCLVTALYLHGLTTTQPLRVQFAIPHHRTFPGVDHPPVEVYHFQDRHYQPHQTELTLSGTTRTLKLYTEEKTLCDLHRYQKKLGRDLYLEGLRKYLRGHKSPHQLIKVAREQHIDHKILNDLEVLLHDIDT, encoded by the coding sequence ATGAGTGACCATGATCTCCAGCTCCTCCAGCTCTTCCAGCAAAAGGGCGGTTATCTCACCCCGCAGGACCTGACAGAGGGCACCTACTTCAACCAGCTCAAGCGCTGGGTCCAGCAAGGCAAAGTCCAGAGAGTGCAGCGGGGGGTGTACCGCCTCACCGACAGCCCCCTGCTGGATCACGAAGAGCTGCTGGAGTTGCAACTGCGCTTCCCCCACATCCGCTTCTGCCTGGTCACTGCCCTGTACCTGCATGGCCTGACCACCACCCAGCCTCTGAGGGTACAGTTCGCCATCCCCCACCACCGCACTTTCCCCGGCGTCGACCACCCCCCGGTGGAGGTCTACCACTTCCAGGACAGGCACTACCAGCCCCACCAGACTGAACTGACCCTCAGTGGCACCACCCGCACCCTGAAACTGTACACAGAAGAAAAAACCCTCTGCGACCTGCACCGGTACCAAAAAAAACTCGGGCGGGACCTGTACCTCGAAGGACTCAGAAAGTACCTGCGGGGACACAAAAGTCCCCATCAGCTGATCAAGGTCGCCCGGGAGCAGCACATCGACCACAAAATCCTCAATGACCTGGAGGTCCTCCTGCATGACATCGACACCTGA